One window from the genome of Deinococcus sp. NW-56 encodes:
- the pgi gene encoding glucose-6-phosphate isomerase, translating into MSNPAPRPAPSRTQLPAWQALAAHHAEVAGLHLRDLFAADPERGERLTAEGAGLYLDYSKNRVTDETLRLLLDLAREVGVEQRRDAMFAGERLNVTEGRAVLHTALRAPEGAVVRVDGENVVPAVHEVLDRMAAFADAVRSGEWRGATGKPIRNIVNIGIGGSDLGPVMAYEALKHYADRGLTLRFVSNVDGTDLVEKTRDLDPAETLFIVSSKTFTTQETMANAASARVWLVDGLGDESAVARHFVAVSTNAEAVQGFGIDPANMFGFWDWVGGRYSLDSAIGLSLMIAIGPDGFRELLAGFHDMDEHFRSAPLKANLPVLLGLLGVWYRNFFGAQTHAVLPYDQYLAYFPAYLQQLDMESNGKHVTLGGREVDYDTGPVVWGQPGTNGQHAFYQLIHQGTTLIPCDFLAFAQSLNPLPTAQGPTHHDLLTANVFAQTEALAFGKTREEVLAGGVSPELAPHRVFEGNRPTNTLLAERLTPRVLGALIALYEHKVFVQGVVWDVNSFDQWGVELGKVLAGQIVPELTADSEPELRHDSSTNALIRWYRERRAGS; encoded by the coding sequence ATGAGCAACCCTGCCCCCCGCCCGGCTCCCTCCAGAACGCAACTTCCCGCGTGGCAGGCGCTCGCGGCCCACCACGCCGAGGTCGCGGGCCTGCACCTGCGCGACCTCTTCGCCGCCGACCCAGAACGGGGCGAGCGCCTGACGGCTGAGGGGGCGGGGCTTTACCTCGACTACTCCAAGAACCGGGTGACGGACGAGACGCTGCGCCTGCTGCTGGACCTCGCGCGGGAGGTCGGCGTGGAGCAGAGGCGGGACGCGATGTTCGCGGGCGAGCGCCTCAACGTGACCGAGGGCCGCGCCGTGTTGCATACCGCGCTGCGGGCACCCGAGGGCGCGGTGGTGAGGGTGGACGGCGAGAACGTGGTGCCCGCCGTCCACGAGGTGCTGGACCGCATGGCCGCCTTCGCCGACGCGGTGCGCTCCGGCGAATGGCGTGGGGCGACGGGGAAGCCCATCCGAAACATCGTGAACATCGGCATCGGCGGCTCGGACCTCGGCCCGGTGATGGCGTATGAGGCGCTCAAGCACTACGCCGACCGGGGCCTCACCCTGCGCTTCGTGTCCAACGTGGACGGCACCGACCTCGTGGAGAAGACGCGCGACCTCGACCCCGCCGAGACGCTGTTTATCGTCTCCTCCAAGACCTTCACCACCCAGGAGACGATGGCGAACGCGGCGAGTGCGCGGGTGTGGCTGGTTGATGGATTGGGAGATGAAAGCGCAGTGGCGCGGCACTTCGTCGCCGTCTCGACCAACGCCGAAGCGGTGCAGGGGTTCGGCATCGACCCCGCCAACATGTTCGGCTTCTGGGACTGGGTGGGCGGGCGCTACAGCCTCGACAGCGCCATCGGCCTCTCGCTGATGATCGCCATCGGTCCGGACGGGTTCCGCGAGCTGCTGGCGGGCTTCCACGACATGGACGAGCATTTCCGCTCCGCGCCGCTGAAAGCCAACCTGCCCGTGCTGCTGGGGCTGCTGGGGGTGTGGTACCGCAACTTCTTCGGCGCCCAGACGCACGCGGTGCTGCCCTACGACCAGTACCTCGCGTACTTCCCCGCCTACCTCCAGCAGCTCGACATGGAAAGCAACGGCAAGCACGTCACGCTGGGAGGCCGGGAGGTGGACTACGACACCGGCCCGGTCGTGTGGGGGCAGCCGGGCACGAACGGGCAGCACGCCTTTTATCAGCTCATTCACCAGGGCACCACGCTGATTCCCTGCGATTTCCTCGCCTTCGCGCAGAGCCTCAATCCCCTCCCCACGGCGCAGGGGCCGACGCACCACGACCTCCTGACCGCCAACGTGTTCGCGCAGACCGAGGCGCTCGCCTTTGGCAAGACGCGAGAGGAGGTGCTGGCCGGGGGCGTCTCGCCGGAACTGGCTCCCCACCGCGTGTTTGAGGGCAACCGCCCCACAAATACCCTGCTCGCCGAGCGGCTCACCCCTCGTGTGCTGGGCGCACTGATCGCCCTCTACGAGCACAAGGTCTTCGTGCAGGGCGTGGTCTGGGACGTGAATTCCTTCGACCAGTGGGGCGTGGAGCTTGGCAAGGTGCTTGCCGGTCAGATCGTGCCGGAACTGACGGCCGACTCGGAGCCGGAACTGCGGCACGATTCGAGCACGAACGCGCTGATTCGGTGGTACCGCGAGCGTCGGGCCGGGAGCTAG
- a CDS encoding thiolase family protein: protein MSQSSPAQPLQDHDVVIVSAVRTPIGAIRGSLSTVRPDDLAAQVIREAVARAGVSPDLIEEVILGCANQAGEDNRNVARMAALLAGLPDTVAGLTVNRLCASGLSAINTAARAIRNGDGDVYVAGGVESMTRAPLVMGKGTQPFANGNVTAFDTTLGWRFPNPAMEALFPLEAMGETAENIVERSRAGGIAGGEITREEQDAFALESQRRAVAALNAGTFREEIVPVEVKGRKGVTVFDTDEHPRAKRDGDTFSLATDEATLAGLKPAFRKGGSVTAGNASGLNDGAAALVLMSAGKARELGLAPLARWVGAASAGVDPRVMGLGPVPATRKLMERLGVNLGDVDLVELNEAFAAQALGCIRELGLDSERVNVNGGAIALGHPLGMSGARLVTTLTHELRRRGGRYGLATLCVGVGQGEAALIERVEA from the coding sequence ATGTCCCAATCCTCCCCAGCCCAGCCCCTGCAAGACCACGACGTAGTCATCGTTTCCGCCGTCCGCACGCCCATCGGGGCGATTCGCGGCAGCCTCAGCACCGTCCGCCCCGACGACCTCGCCGCCCAGGTGATCCGGGAGGCGGTGGCGCGGGCAGGCGTGTCCCCGGACCTGATTGAAGAAGTGATTCTGGGCTGCGCGAACCAGGCGGGCGAGGACAACCGCAACGTGGCGCGGATGGCCGCCCTGCTCGCCGGGCTGCCCGACACGGTGGCGGGGCTGACCGTCAATCGGCTGTGCGCCTCGGGCCTGTCGGCGATCAACACGGCGGCCCGCGCGATCCGCAACGGCGACGGGGACGTGTACGTGGCGGGCGGTGTGGAGAGCATGACCCGCGCTCCCCTCGTGATGGGCAAGGGCACCCAGCCCTTTGCCAACGGTAACGTGACCGCTTTTGATACGACCCTGGGCTGGCGCTTTCCGAATCCCGCGATGGAGGCCCTCTTCCCGTTGGAGGCGATGGGAGAGACCGCCGAGAACATCGTGGAGCGCAGCCGCGCCGGGGGCATTGCAGGCGGCGAGATCACCCGCGAGGAACAGGACGCCTTCGCGCTGGAGTCGCAGCGCCGGGCAGTCGCGGCCCTGAATGCGGGCACCTTCCGCGAGGAGATCGTGCCGGTGGAGGTGAAGGGGCGGAAGGGCGTGACCGTTTTTGATACTGACGAACACCCTCGCGCTAAGCGCGACGGCGACACCTTCTCCCTCGCCACCGACGAGGCGACGCTGGCCGGGCTGAAACCTGCCTTCCGCAAGGGCGGCAGCGTGACCGCCGGGAACGCGTCCGGCCTGAACGACGGCGCGGCGGCCCTCGTCCTGATGAGTGCGGGGAAGGCCCGTGAACTGGGACTGGCGCCGCTCGCCCGCTGGGTGGGCGCGGCGTCGGCGGGGGTGGACCCCCGCGTGATGGGCCTCGGCCCGGTGCCCGCCACCCGCAAGCTGATGGAGCGGCTGGGTGTGAACCTGGGTGACGTGGACCTCGTGGAACTCAACGAGGCGTTCGCGGCCCAGGCCCTGGGCTGCATCCGCGAGCTGGGGTTGGATTCCGAGCGAGTCAACGTCAATGGCGGGGCCATCGCCTTGGGCCACCCCCTGGGCATGAGCGGGGCGCGGCTGGTCACCACGCTGACGCACGAGCTGCGGCGCCGGGGCGGACGCTATGGGCTGGCGACCCTCTGTGTGGGTGTAGGCCAGGGCGAGGCCGCGTTGATTGAGCGGGTGGAGGCGTGA
- a CDS encoding 3-oxoacid CoA-transferase, which yields MKTVPVLSLEEAARLVQPGQTLLVGGFGMTGNPVHLMHALAEAGTGDLTYVANNVSEPGLSGGRLLRNGQIRKAVGSYFTSNPEAVKAYQAGELEVELLPQGTLAEALRAGGAGIGGFYTPTAAGTVIAEGADVRVLNGREMVFVPALRGDVALLRAWRADRAGNLQYRLTEQNFNPLMATAADLVIVEVEEIVEVGEIAPEHVHTPGLYVDYLVQASLTPDDLGSSADVKGGAKKVDDSRLHMARRALAELRPGDVVNLGIGIPTLVADLITPEHGVILHTENGMLGVGPAPKGGGAMEYPVNAGKIPVTALPGASYFDSAASFGMIRGGHVDVAVMGGLQVDEAGNLANWAVPGKPLLGVGGAMDLASGARRLIVTMTHTEPGGAPKLVPECTLPLTARGRVEMVITDKAVFEFVDGALTLTGLMPGATLEEVRATTAARFVERVAELAR from the coding sequence GTGAAAACGGTCCCGGTCCTCTCGCTGGAGGAAGCCGCCCGCCTCGTCCAACCCGGCCAGACCCTCCTCGTCGGCGGCTTCGGGATGACGGGCAACCCGGTTCACCTGATGCACGCGCTGGCCGAGGCGGGGACAGGGGACCTCACCTACGTCGCCAACAACGTCTCCGAACCCGGCCTCAGCGGGGGGCGTCTGCTGAGAAACGGGCAAATCAGGAAGGCCGTCGGTTCCTACTTCACCTCCAACCCGGAAGCGGTGAAGGCGTATCAGGCGGGCGAGCTGGAGGTCGAGCTGCTCCCCCAGGGCACCCTCGCCGAGGCGCTGCGGGCGGGCGGGGCTGGGATCGGCGGCTTCTACACGCCGACGGCGGCGGGCACGGTGATTGCCGAAGGGGCCGACGTTCGCGTGCTCAACGGCCGCGAGATGGTCTTCGTGCCTGCCCTGCGTGGCGACGTGGCGCTGCTGCGGGCGTGGCGGGCGGACCGGGCGGGGAACCTCCAGTACCGGCTGACCGAGCAGAACTTCAACCCGCTGATGGCGACCGCCGCCGACCTCGTGATCGTGGAGGTTGAAGAGATCGTGGAGGTCGGGGAGATCGCGCCCGAGCATGTGCACACGCCGGGGCTGTACGTGGATTACCTCGTGCAGGCCAGCCTCACCCCGGACGACCTGGGCAGCAGCGCCGACGTGAAGGGCGGGGCGAAGAAGGTGGACGACTCGCGGCTGCATATGGCCCGGCGTGCTCTCGCCGAGCTGCGCCCCGGCGACGTGGTGAACCTCGGCATCGGGATTCCCACGCTGGTGGCCGACCTGATTACGCCCGAGCACGGGGTCATCCTCCACACCGAGAACGGCATGCTGGGCGTCGGCCCGGCCCCCAAGGGCGGCGGCGCGATGGAGTACCCCGTCAACGCGGGCAAGATTCCGGTGACGGCCCTGCCCGGCGCGAGCTACTTCGACTCGGCGGCCTCCTTCGGCATGATCCGGGGCGGACATGTGGACGTGGCCGTGATGGGCGGCTTGCAGGTGGACGAGGCTGGAAATCTGGCGAACTGGGCCGTGCCCGGCAAGCCGCTGCTGGGCGTGGGCGGCGCGATGGACCTCGCGAGCGGTGCTCGCCGCCTGATCGTCACCATGACCCACACCGAGCCGGGGGGCGCTCCCAAGCTGGTGCCCGAATGCACCCTGCCGCTCACCGCGCGGGGGCGGGTGGAGATGGTGATTACCGACAAGGCCGTGTTCGAGTTCGTGGACGGGGCGCTCACCCTGACCGGGCTGATGCCGGGGGCCACGCTGGAAGAGGTACGGGCGACGACGGCGGCGCGGTTTGTGGAGCGGGTGGCCGAGCTGGCGCGTTAG
- a CDS encoding transposase encodes MSTSQILGERVRILADEFLAVPTTSYQQRSLEAALSMFLDTATKTALHRAELVSKSALSRLLNEYPWDTAQGWAILQRAQWDALLVAARRKHRPLLRLSVDLTSIEKKGSTLPFVRVYNEVHGIHLVVLFAEYGAVKFPVGYRVYRGKGTATPVTLARELLRTVPDAIRRRFRIRVLADSGFESAVFLDEVRQLGFEFVVGVRSTRRTMHPGEVTVADCPHGGYIELKNWPHDPLVLGRVDRGDRVFHAVSSELMEGDEVVAEGAKRWSEESFFKEGKHQFGLAQFALRTAVGLDRWVLLVFLAWTLAILHRETGMTLEACAALALMTVMPDVHLNRLLLTFSRNSEFLRQHGYSLRYARCNS; translated from the coding sequence GTGTCTACGTCACAGATTCTGGGGGAGCGCGTCCGCATTCTGGCAGATGAGTTCCTGGCCGTTCCAACCACGTCCTACCAACAGCGCAGCCTGGAGGCTGCGCTGTCGATGTTCCTGGACACTGCCACCAAAACGGCGTTGCACCGCGCTGAGTTGGTCAGCAAAAGTGCGCTGAGCCGCCTCCTGAACGAGTACCCCTGGGATACGGCACAGGGTTGGGCCATCTTGCAGCGCGCCCAGTGGGACGCGCTGCTTGTCGCGGCCCGACGAAAACACCGCCCACTCCTGCGGCTGAGTGTCGACCTGACCAGCATCGAAAAAAAGGGCAGCACGCTGCCCTTCGTTCGCGTCTACAACGAGGTTCACGGCATCCATCTGGTCGTGTTGTTCGCCGAATACGGAGCGGTGAAGTTTCCCGTGGGGTACCGGGTCTACCGGGGCAAGGGGACAGCGACCCCAGTGACTCTGGCACGAGAACTTCTGCGAACCGTCCCAGACGCGATCCGTCGTCGATTCCGGATTCGCGTGTTAGCAGACAGCGGATTCGAATCCGCTGTCTTCCTGGATGAAGTCAGGCAGCTGGGCTTCGAGTTTGTGGTGGGCGTTCGGTCAACCCGGCGGACGATGCACCCAGGCGAGGTCACGGTGGCTGACTGTCCGCATGGAGGCTACATCGAATTGAAGAACTGGCCGCATGACCCGCTGGTGCTGGGTCGCGTCGACCGTGGAGACCGGGTGTTTCACGCGGTTTCTTCGGAACTGATGGAAGGCGACGAGGTGGTCGCCGAGGGGGCAAAGCGGTGGAGTGAGGAATCGTTCTTCAAGGAGGGCAAGCACCAGTTTGGTCTGGCGCAGTTCGCATTGCGAACTGCTGTGGGCCTGGATCGCTGGGTCCTGCTGGTGTTCCTGGCCTGGACACTGGCCATCCTGCACCGAGAGACCGGGATGACCCTGGAGGCGTGTGCTGCTCTGGCACTGATGACGGTCATGCCAGACGTTCATTTGAACCGCCTGCTCCTGACGTTCAGCAGAAACTCGGAATTTCTCCGCCAGCACGGCTATTCACTGCGCTATGCGAGGTGCAACTCCTGA
- a CDS encoding carboxylesterase, whose protein sequence is MTAAATASIPHGTRTRLTFPAGGEGVPAVWLRPEAPAPGQPAALLLHGFSSRGDVMADTVGRALLRRGVASLSPDLPLHGTRGNPLELQALRNPLELARLWRLALQEAGAGVDFLRGEAGRVGVVGYSLGSFLSVVLASGRPEVAALVLAAGGDLPGGTPLTAVARTVADPLRAARKLGPRPLLMLNGRHDPVIRPEQAERLYAAAPGPKDLRWWDGGHAVPSGAVDEGAEWLAGQLGGKDPSLREALSPRERVLSVPLSQGRGALRSNRVRGLLRSCTCITTGKRSQPRKSGSVYVTDSGGARPHSGR, encoded by the coding sequence GTGACTGCCGCCGCCACTGCGTCCATTCCCCACGGCACCCGCACCCGCCTGACCTTCCCCGCCGGGGGGGAGGGGGTGCCCGCCGTCTGGTTGCGGCCCGAGGCCCCGGCCCCCGGCCAGCCCGCCGCCCTGCTGCTGCACGGCTTTTCGTCGCGCGGGGACGTGATGGCCGACACGGTGGGCCGGGCACTGCTGCGCCGGGGGGTAGCGTCCCTCTCCCCCGACCTGCCGCTGCACGGCACGCGCGGAAACCCGCTGGAGCTTCAGGCCCTGCGTAACCCGCTGGAACTCGCGCGGCTGTGGCGGCTTGCCCTACAGGAGGCGGGAGCGGGCGTGGACTTCCTGCGGGGCGAGGCCGGGCGGGTGGGCGTGGTCGGGTACTCGCTGGGGTCGTTCCTGTCGGTCGTGCTGGCGTCCGGACGCCCGGAGGTCGCGGCGCTGGTCCTCGCGGCGGGCGGCGATCTGCCGGGTGGGACGCCCCTCACAGCGGTAGCGCGGACGGTGGCCGATCCGCTGCGGGCGGCCCGCAAGTTAGGACCGCGCCCGCTGCTGATGCTGAACGGGCGGCACGATCCGGTAATCCGGCCCGAGCAGGCCGAGCGGCTGTATGCCGCCGCCCCTGGCCCCAAGGACCTGCGCTGGTGGGACGGCGGCCACGCGGTGCCGTCCGGGGCGGTGGACGAGGGGGCCGAGTGGCTGGCGGGGCAGTTGGGAGGTAAGGACCCCTCGCTGCGCGAGGCCCTCTCCCCAAGGGAGAGGGTTTTGTCTGTTCCCCTCTCCCAGGGGAGAGGGGCGTTGCGAAGCAACAGGGTGAGGGGTCTTCTCAGGAGTTGCACCTGCATAACGACGGGGAAGCGCTCCCAGCCGAGAAAATCTGGGAGTGTCTACGTCACAGATTCTGGGGGAGCGCGTCCGCATTCTGGCAGATGA
- a CDS encoding TetR/AcrR family transcriptional regulator, whose amino-acid sequence MKVDRHEQDEARRERIARVAFELFARGGLDEVSAQDIARAAYVSRTNLYRYFPSKVHMLLAHFEKAVQASRDDAVARLRAGANPQQVWAQVTARMADLGVRYRHLVGAVGQAVLGARQPGGSQAEADRDAMTTAVTLVALVEPVLIAMRDRGVLRDGIDTRMAGALLVDACLLALLHGGHRDQREVLRDWQDRFSLILHGALAPGVSAGDVLAPPAHSGNPVTDTRRPGP is encoded by the coding sequence GTGAAAGTCGACCGCCACGAACAGGACGAGGCCCGGCGCGAGCGCATCGCGCGGGTGGCCTTCGAGCTGTTCGCGCGGGGAGGGCTGGACGAGGTCAGTGCCCAGGACATCGCCCGCGCCGCGTATGTCAGCCGCACCAACCTCTATCGCTATTTCCCGTCCAAGGTGCATATGCTGCTCGCCCACTTCGAGAAGGCCGTGCAGGCCAGCCGCGACGACGCGGTCGCCCGCCTGCGGGCCGGGGCCAATCCACAGCAGGTGTGGGCGCAGGTCACCGCGCGGATGGCCGACTTGGGGGTGCGCTACCGCCACCTCGTCGGGGCGGTGGGACAGGCGGTGCTGGGAGCGCGACAACCCGGGGGCAGTCAGGCGGAGGCCGACCGGGACGCGATGACGACGGCCGTCACGCTGGTGGCCCTCGTCGAGCCGGTGCTGATCGCCATGCGCGACCGGGGCGTGCTGCGCGACGGGATAGATACCCGGATGGCGGGGGCGCTCCTCGTGGACGCCTGCCTGCTCGCGCTGCTGCACGGCGGACACCGCGACCAGCGCGAGGTGCTGCGCGACTGGCAGGACCGCTTCAGCCTGATCCTGCACGGGGCACTCGCGCCGGGCGTCAGCGCCGGGGACGTGCTCGCGCCTCCCGCGCACTCGGGCAACCCGGTCACGGACACGCGGCGGCCGGGGCCTTAG